The Longibacter salinarum genome includes the window AAGGTCGCCCTCGTCGCCTGCATGCGCAAACTGCTCGTCTGGCTCAATGCCATCATGCGCGAACAAGAGCCGTGGAATCCAGATTATCACGGCCTCACCTCTTGATCTTTAAGACAGTTGCTCCATAAGTGCCTGACCCGTGGAGCCGAACGTAAACGTCGCGGACTTATCGTAGTCGGGGAAGAGAGCTTCAATTCCGGCTTGGATACGCTGGCGCACAGTAGCGAGCGTTTGCTCATCCTCGTCGTAGTAGGCGGTGAGGAGCCGGATCCGGCGGTATACCTCGGGTAGAAGTCGGTCGGTTTGCGTTTTGCCCAGACGGGCAACGAGGTGCATCACTCGCGGGTCTTTATGGTCGGTCTTGCCGGTGTCGTTGGACTCGACGGCTTTGAGTTTGGCGACGTGTTCGGGGCTAATCAACGCGGTGGGGTGGCCGAGCCGCCGAGCGGTGTGCAGGAGTTTGCGCTCGTACCCGCCGGTGGCCTCCGCGCAGACCCGCACGCAGTTGAGGTCGACCTCGCCCGCCAGG containing:
- a CDS encoding IS110 family transposase — encoded protein: MLKIVAATPTVNPSTDLVCCFDVSKHSLSLYTEYGAGSSVCRVEDTIPNQTERIEALLRRLDRLAGEVDLNCVRVCAEATGGYERKLLHTARRLGHPTALISPEHVAKLKAVESNDTGKTDHKDPRVMHLVARLGKTQTDRLLPEVYRRIRLLTAYYDEDEQTLATVRQRIQAGIEALFPDYDKSATFTFGSTGQALMEQLS